The genomic stretch CCAGGCCCAGTTCCTGATAGGTTTTGCAGGCTTCATCATAAACCATCTCGGCGGTGACTCCCTTATAGCCCGGATTCAGGCCGAAAAATCCGCGGTTGTCTCCATAGGTGGCAAAGCGGACCTTTTCAAAGGTTGCCAGCCAATAATCCTCACTGGTGCCGCTGTATCCGGCGGTCATGATCCGGGCGGCGCGGCTGCGCGCAGCCGGCTGCGTGTTGAGCTCCGCAGCGCCTTTCATCCAACCCTCGACGAACTTTTGGACATCCTTGGCGCGCTTGTCGATCAGATCCTGGCTGCAGAACATGATGCCGAACAACATCTCGGAAGCCTCCTGGGTGCTTTTGAGTACATGAGAGCCGGGAACCCGTTGCAGCACCGCCTGGTCATCCGGCGACCACCCCACTACCGCATCCAATTGCCCGGTCTCACAGGCCTTGAACGCCTGCGGCACTTCCTGAACCTCGATCGCCTGAATGCTTCTCATGGACATATTGGCTGCTTTGAGCATATTCAACAGCAACCACTGCGACGGCGTGCCTGGAACAAATCCGACCTTGCGGCCGGCGAGATCGGCCATAGACCGCACCTCGGAGGTGGCGAGGATTACATCCGCACCCTGGGATTTATCAGTGAGATAGAAAATCCTTGGTTTGAACGACATCAGCTCTTGCAGTCCGATGGGATAGGCGTCCACCGTCAGCACCAGAATATCCAATTGCCCGGTCTTCCAGGCCTGGATGGCATCGGGGATCACATCCATCACTGTGAACTTGACGTCCAGTCCGTAATCCTTCTTGTAGCGTGATTCCTCGTTGGGCGACAGGCCGTTGTTGAAATAGGGCCCCGGCGCCATACCGGAATAGGTGACCAAATGCACGCGCAGGGCGCCGCTGCTCTCTGGCAGGTAGGTGTAAGCGACATAGCCCACCACGCCGATGATGATGAGACCGATAAGTATTTTGGCAAACGGCGTCAGCCCGCCCTTTCTTTCACCAGAAGGAAATTGATCAGCCATGAGTATACCCTCCTATTAAATGCTCGTGTAGCGGAAATGCCCTTACCAGCTGTATTTTTTCTTTTCTTCCGTCTTGGGCGCCGCTTGCACCGGCACCAGTTCCCGCGTGTCGCCGCTTTTAACGATGGCGAACACCTGGTTCTTGTCTCCGGAGGACATGGCCTGGCCGGCCTTGTCGATGTTTTCGGCCTGTTGCATCAGCTGATCCGACGCCTGGTCCCACTGCTCAAGCGTTTTCATCATCGCATCCTCGCTGACCATGTCATGCAGTTCGGGTTCGGCCATGAACTGCGGCGCCACCTGCATGAACCGGTCCACCTGGCCGGTGAACAGCGCGATTTGGTTTTGCACGTATTTAACCGACATTTCATAAATGTCCGAATGATCGTCTCCGCCCAGCACGCTGGAAGTGGCCTGGGTCGCCTTGGCCATGGCCTGGGCTTCCCGATAATCCGCGGACAGGGTGTCGGCGAAAAACTTGGTCTTGTCGCGATAAAACTCAAAAGCCTGCTGCATCTTTTTCATGATCTGACAATATCTTTCCGCCCGCTCGAACCGCTTGGACGATTTGTCCAGATTGCCCTGCAGCATGCCGGCCTCGCTGGAGATTTTCTGAAACTGATACCGTTTCTCTTCATCGGTCCACTGATTGTTCTTGTAGTACCGGTTTTTCAGGGTCTCCGCCTGTTGCATGCGATCACGGATCTGCTGCTGATAGGTCTCAATATTATTCTTAATCTCATTGCGAATGCCGTAAACGCGGTCTGCGGCGCCGCGGATGGTCTGCAGTTTTTCACCCAGATATTCGTTGACATAGGCATAGATGATATCCAGCGGACCGGTCTTGATCATCAGGGAAGTGAACCAGCGATAGAATTTGGCGCGCCAGAAATAAAGGATGGCACGGAATTTTTTACTGGTAAAAAGAAACCAGAGCAACGCCGCCAATCCCACCAATGCACCCAGCACCACCATCTTGCCGACGATGCCGATCGCCATGGTCAATAATCCGAGGATAAAAGGCGCAGCGGCATAAAAACCAAAAGCCAAAGCAATCAGGACCAGCACCGTGCCGAAATTGCCCCACGCTTTTTCACGCTTGGAGATGAAAGAACCAACTTTGTCTGCACCTGGCAGGGTGGGCATATCACTCATAACATCCTCCTTGGAATTATTTGACGCTCTTTAAATGCATCTGCAGATTCTGTCTCAGTTGATTCAATCGCCGCTGATGGGCGTCGAGAGCGGCGTTGAAACGGACCTCCCGCTCACCCTTCTTCCGTTCCAACTGATTGATTTCACTCTCCACCACCACACGCTGCGAAATCAGCTGACTGCGTTCCTCCTCGAGCTTTTTCTTCTCCGCATTTCGGGCAGCGATAAATGATTCCAACTCTTTTTCAATCGCCTGCAATCGGCTCTCACGCGCCTGAATGCCCTCACCGATCTCCTGGGATTTTCTACGCACTTGGCCAAGGTTGGCCTGATACCCCTGCTCGTTCTGGAGTTTGAATTCCCGCTTTTCCACATCAAGCACCTGATCCAGACGATCCAGGGTTTTCAACAGACCGGCAAACGTCAAGGTGACTCCGCGCGCCTTGACCGCAGTCTGCGCCGCATGAAACGCCAGTTGATAGCGGGTGGGTTCGTCGAGATTGGGAAATTTTTCATTGATCACCGCCATCTGGTTGTAAAACTCGGCAGCATCCGTATCCATGGCCTTGTTCAGTTCCGCCTCCACAGCCTGGTAAAAAGCCTGATCCACTTCCACCGGCGCTGCAGCCGGCTGAATCACAGGCGCTGAGGCCGGACTTGCTGTGGCAACGGAAGAAAGCGGGGACAGAGTGGGATCCAATCCGATCGGCTCCAGACGCGGCTGCTCTTTTTCCTTCCAAAAGATCTCGATCGCCGCTTTTTTCAGTTTTTTTAGGTCAGCCATAAGGACGAATCCTTTATA from bacterium encodes the following:
- a CDS encoding OmpA family protein, which translates into the protein MADQFPSGERKGGLTPFAKILIGLIIIGVVGYVAYTYLPESSGALRVHLVTYSGMAPGPYFNNGLSPNEESRYKKDYGLDVKFTVMDVIPDAIQAWKTGQLDILVLTVDAYPIGLQELMSFKPRIFYLTDKSQGADVILATSEVRSMADLAGRKVGFVPGTPSQWLLLNMLKAANMSMRSIQAIEVQEVPQAFKACETGQLDAVVGWSPDDQAVLQRVPGSHVLKSTQEASEMLFGIMFCSQDLIDKRAKDVQKFVEGWMKGAAELNTQPAARSRAARIMTAGYSGTSEDYWLATFEKVRFATYGDNRGFFGLNPGYKGVTAEMVYDEACKTYQELGLVAPSVPGWRNVSNVSVVNAISLTGSEHLPQASATFTPPTTDMLTRPAVATKLVRVNFDFNSSILEPIEKLKLKNEYGKIVAMNRNSRFRIVGHTDNVGTREYNIELSRRRARAIVAFFVETYGLSPNQFVYDGKGPDQPMASNDTEEGRALNRRAECSLL